A portion of the Anabas testudineus chromosome 22, fAnaTes1.2, whole genome shotgun sequence genome contains these proteins:
- the lgals3b gene encoding galectin-3b, which yields MDLSDAISDWPPGYSQSGSQEQNPSWPGQTSNPTWPGQPSNPTWPGGQPGPNPTWPGGNPSQPTWPSQPSAPGGWPSPSPGPGPGIPAAQQQILTVPYTQKLPSGVFNKLLISIAGTIKPNADKITVDLKTANDLAFHFNPRFNEGGRRVIVRNSCIGTKWGREERELQNFPFVPGQPFEMKILCTNTEFKVAVNNVHLLEFKHRFQDLRSINTLNIYYDLTLSKVQMETLP from the exons ATGGAC ctctcAGACGCTATTAGCGACTGGCCCCCTGGTTACAGCCAATCAGGATCACAGGAGCAGAACCCGTCTTGGCCTGGACAGACCAGTAACCCCACCTGGCCAG GTCAACCTTCTAACCCCACTTGGCCTGGAGGTCAACCTGGCCCAAACCCCACCTGGCCCGGAGGAAACCCCAGCCAGCCCACCTGGCCTTCCCAACCAAGTGCACCTGGAGGATGGCCCAGTCCTTCACCTGGACCTGGACCAGGCATCCCTGCTGCCCAACAACAGATTCTG ACGGTGccatacacacagaaactgcCCAGTGGAGTTTTCAACAAGCTGCTGATCAGCATTGCTGGAACCATCAAACCCAACGCTGACAA GATCACCGTGGATCTGAAAACGGCAAACGATCTGGCCTTTCACTTTAACCCTCGCTTCAACGAGGGCGGCCGGAGGGTGATTGTCAGGAACAGCTGCATTGGCACTAAatgggggagagaggagagagagctgcagaacTTCCCCTTTGTCCCGGGACAACCGTTTGAG ATGAAGATTCTCTGCACCAACACAGAGTTCAAAGTAGCCGTCAACAACGTTCATCTGCTGGAGTTCAAGCACCGGTTCCAAGACTTGAGATCCATCAACACACTCAACATCTACTACGACCTCACCCTGTCCAAGGTCCAGATGGAGACTCTGCCCTGA